The Streptomyces sp. NBC_01197 genome window below encodes:
- a CDS encoding siphovirus ReqiPepy6 Gp37-like family protein: MGYRIVVRDKDLNRIGEIDTWISLDFVVEFCDQGSWQLLVKSGTPQADLLQQGGGVAIFQDGVAKPVLTGQIESFQKYWTVEQHTGQGSVYVGGKTDNKLAYQRLAFPEPSSTVSNQYSGRSVRGASGPAAQAVWWEIEHSMGSSALADRQVPGLNMPAKGTAGTTVSDSLRYDVIGEKLSAWCQDNSAGYRFLWNPDTKSIDFSTFAPADKSKAVRFSPELGNLREYTWTLTAPKVTRVIVACQGDGKARYIWQKADTVTEAEWGLKIEGFVDRRDIPLATDSSGNPILVVTTDDNGIEDIGQNPDGAEWTFTLTTARAAYSATPNATTLANLKAAIKAAKPVAVAYYVDVVKQAADEALAEGAKSGNFQIYPIDTEQIKFGRDYFVGDMITVDVDGESYTDIVRAVTISVDDGGNTYSVAPNIGEQGTDNPLNVYKTVYEMRKKLRKLEARM, translated from the coding sequence ATGGGTTATCGAATCGTCGTCCGAGATAAGGACTTGAACCGGATTGGTGAGATCGATACCTGGATCTCTCTTGATTTCGTTGTGGAATTCTGCGATCAGGGCTCCTGGCAACTCCTGGTGAAGTCTGGAACTCCTCAGGCGGATCTCCTCCAGCAAGGAGGTGGTGTCGCCATCTTTCAGGATGGTGTGGCTAAGCCCGTCCTGACTGGTCAGATCGAGTCCTTCCAGAAGTACTGGACTGTCGAACAGCACACTGGACAGGGCTCTGTGTATGTGGGTGGAAAGACAGACAACAAGCTTGCTTATCAGCGTCTAGCTTTCCCTGAGCCCTCCTCTACCGTCTCCAATCAGTATTCAGGAAGATCAGTGCGAGGAGCTAGCGGCCCTGCTGCACAAGCGGTTTGGTGGGAGATTGAGCACTCCATGGGAAGCTCGGCCCTTGCTGACAGGCAAGTCCCTGGCCTGAATATGCCTGCTAAGGGCACAGCTGGTACCACAGTCTCTGACTCTCTGAGGTATGACGTTATTGGCGAGAAGCTATCCGCATGGTGCCAGGACAATTCAGCTGGCTACAGATTCCTATGGAACCCAGATACCAAATCCATAGACTTCTCTACCTTTGCGCCCGCCGACAAATCTAAGGCAGTTAGGTTCTCTCCCGAGCTTGGGAACCTGCGAGAGTACACCTGGACTCTCACCGCACCTAAGGTCACCAGAGTTATTGTTGCCTGCCAGGGTGACGGCAAGGCCCGGTATATCTGGCAGAAGGCCGACACAGTCACTGAGGCTGAGTGGGGCCTGAAGATTGAGGGGTTTGTGGACCGGAGGGATATTCCGCTGGCTACTGACTCCAGTGGTAACCCCATTTTGGTGGTCACCACGGATGACAACGGCATTGAGGATATTGGGCAGAACCCTGATGGGGCAGAGTGGACTTTCACTCTCACTACTGCGAGAGCCGCCTACTCTGCTACCCCAAACGCAACCACCCTGGCTAACCTGAAGGCAGCAATCAAAGCAGCTAAGCCAGTAGCAGTTGCCTATTACGTTGATGTAGTAAAGCAGGCAGCTGATGAGGCTCTTGCTGAAGGAGCTAAGTCTGGCAACTTCCAGATCTACCCTATTGATACAGAGCAGATCAAGTTTGGCAGAGATTACTTTGTTGGCGACATGATTACCGTGGATGTCGATGGAGAGTCCTACACAGACATTGTCAGAGCAGTGACCATATCTGTGGATGACGGGGGCAATACGTACTCCGTAGCTCCGAATATTGGTGAGCAAGGTACAGACAACCCCCTGAACGTTTACAAGACCGTATATGAGATGCGTAAGAAACTGCGCAAACTGGAAGCGAGGATGTGA
- a CDS encoding phage tail family protein: MAIPALRAAPPAPLAKIPSPPTPVHWERTYVSITGRDGQGEEIPLTSFSNSLWPGIFVQPGATGLDAPPFELHSDDSPNLDGGMFRSARAVAREIMIPLVIYGVDRQTMKGIQKKLTSALNPKKGYCVIKFVEGNAVPRHLYCYYKGGMEGSEDASTAGFHWKKYGLTFTAFDPYFYSDSLEAAQWSFGTGSPFLPTTGAFLPLNLNAGLVSSSAVEVDNPGDVEAWPVWKLKGPIRSFTFTSPDGDSFGISAPTDGSNIIAGGRTLTIDTRPGYKSLKDDLGTNYWPLLDPNPVLWSIPDGVSDCTVSILPGSSTAVVQLTYSPRYEGY; the protein is encoded by the coding sequence ATGGCTATTCCAGCACTAAGGGCAGCTCCACCTGCCCCATTGGCAAAGATTCCTTCGCCACCGACACCAGTGCACTGGGAGAGGACATACGTTTCGATTACAGGGAGGGATGGTCAGGGGGAGGAAATCCCCCTGACCTCTTTCTCCAACTCCCTATGGCCTGGGATCTTTGTGCAGCCTGGTGCCACAGGATTGGACGCCCCACCGTTTGAGCTGCACTCCGATGACAGCCCAAATCTTGATGGCGGCATGTTCCGTAGTGCCAGGGCAGTAGCCAGAGAGATCATGATTCCCCTGGTTATCTACGGGGTTGACAGACAGACAATGAAGGGCATTCAGAAGAAGCTGACTTCAGCCCTGAATCCCAAGAAGGGTTACTGCGTTATAAAGTTCGTAGAGGGCAACGCAGTGCCCCGGCACCTCTACTGCTATTACAAGGGTGGCATGGAGGGTAGCGAGGATGCCAGTACAGCCGGTTTCCACTGGAAGAAATACGGCCTCACATTCACAGCATTTGACCCGTATTTCTACTCGGATTCTCTTGAGGCTGCTCAGTGGTCCTTTGGTACTGGCTCCCCGTTCCTGCCTACTACGGGAGCCTTCCTGCCGCTTAACCTGAATGCTGGCTTGGTTTCGTCGTCAGCAGTTGAGGTGGACAATCCCGGAGATGTTGAGGCTTGGCCTGTCTGGAAGCTGAAGGGCCCTATTAGATCCTTCACTTTCACCAGTCCTGACGGAGACTCCTTTGGAATATCAGCACCTACCGATGGCAGCAACATCATTGCTGGGGGGCGAACACTCACTATCGACACAAGACCAGGGTACAAGTCTCTCAAGGATGACCTAGGGACTAACTACTGGCCCTTGCTTGACCCAAATCCTGTCCTTTGGTCTATCCCCGATGGGGTATCTGACTGCACCGTAAGCATTCTTCCTGGTTCATCAACTGCTGTAGTGCAGCTCACCTACAGTCCTCGCTATGAGGGGTACTAA